The Phaeodactylum tricornutum CCAP 1055/1 chromosome 8, whole genome shotgun sequence genome has a window encoding:
- a CDS encoding predicted protein: protein MNINLGLGIAKSSKGTISTGLNKRGGSGTKGNVFDNDTDEEVDDPVSQSDIDSRPATSSRNAVNQALRKEQEVLRKRAQSAMAEADAATYDYDAVYDSLHPSFTAKANMDAPANNKKSRYIQDMLQTAQVRAQERDIIKERQIAKEQAAEEEANIEFRGKDKFVTSAYRRELQSRKDWQVSQLKEEEKEAANDVTKREHGMANFYGNFARNVAVGGSTAPESVESDLPDTRSEKTTNVAGESASKLNFMDGFECPADDAKSGKSDSTGKDVDSYREAGQPSEQATLSRREQRERKVSEARTRYFQRKGISAV from the coding sequence ATGAACATCAATTTGGGATTGGGAATCGCAAAATCTAGCAAGGGTACGATTTCTACTGGGTTGAATAAGCGTGGAGGCAGTGGTACCAAAGGAAACGTGTTTGACAACGACACCGATGAGGAGGTGGACGACCCGGTTTCGCAGTCCGATATTGATAGTCGTCCCGCGACCTCTTCACGAAATGCAGTCAATCAAGCCTTGCGCAAGGAGCAAGAAGTTTTACGCAAACGTGCCCAAAGCGCGATGGCTGAGGCCGACGCTGCAACCTATGATTACGACGCGGTATACGACAGTCTACATCCCTCCTTCACAGCCAAGGCAAACATGGATGCCCCggccaacaacaagaaaTCACGATACATTCAGGATATGTTGCAAACTGCACAAGTACGAGCGCAGGAACGTGATATCATCAAGGAACGTCAGATCGCCAAAGAACAAGCcgcggaagaagaagccaacaTCGAATTTCGTGGTAAAGATAAATTTGTCACGTCGGCATATCGAAGGGAACTCCAATCACGTAAAGATTGGCAAGTCAGTCAGTtaaaggaagaagagaaagaagccGCTAATGATGTGACCAAACGGGAGCATGGAATGGCAAACTTTTATGGAAATTTTGCCCGCAATGTAGCTGTTGGCGGCAGCACAGCACCAGAAAGTGTAGAAAGTGATTTGCCAGACACTCGAAGCGAAAAAACAACGAATGTCGCGGGCGAGTCTGCTTCGAAGTTGAATTTCATGGACGGCTTCGAATGTCCCGCCGACGATGCTAAAAGCGGCAAATCCGATTCTACTGGCAAGGATGTCGATTCATATCGCGAAGCAGGACAACCATCTGAACAAGCGACACTCTCGAGGCGCGAGCAACGAGAGCGAAAAGTTTCTGAAGCCAGGACACGCTACTTTCAACGCAAAGGTATATCCGCCGTGTAG
- a CDS encoding predicted protein has translation MASIEALASSPLVWVTVGKTEHAAFLLKTGSKGAFVKWASTLETDWVPENQVQYSLTPRSRRPPIEPASCSFSSPNKKRGKIEKVTKPKPDANPSMCAHDELQSNISRTYSHGVENLLLLKSSIRRATTEAKIPNDAILSIRTSCTSATAIEVAHNEVTVKDSTDPAKEPQYISPRSLPIALSLLDPPCLCPSDSSQPSALDVETLDENFTLAEIKTLRSSSSLISQNGLMDETALINDNGPALGEEETVTPIDAFATEYSLWNSAYLQNLAEICHTIQNDLRWRVGKSRQPLFRWENGDDLRSITALARRFRPIPRQTSNSPCKCEICRKETRSNGAILKARTTIQPSEGASKASDAPPEDDDQCRALYLYCRLFYRKGPWFRLDDMFAKYYAPKQRLGSALDGNDSAAETEIAAKENFFNRSRGAKISKSRKCDTVDEILFQKHTDAIQKLLSDVVLLLRNGLIRSFNDEEECGRTVGVGVLNADERLKVLSKLGGGKKRLSKKEHTGVRQDANEIWKQMSTQRSMASTSSAKEVSANSLLPVRRHVRTIVLEKLYQSSIMACTKAEYLPQHVFAKFKEKLQSAVNDLVQKLLSIKGSDGFCFRPREEPTRTLRRAVRLYLCATSGPGEMRSDGYNGWKSLVDTDAQTPFARMIPIPGLHTWNSIVYPGLAYRFGLASFCLMDAFAPLPISQGTLDDTSKRNVFASISHFKAWEVCAELRAHADYLLELNEMLRYEKRRPERTAVHASNNDSVDSLSVLTGSGRQALLVDILSCMSVGSQQKHSLINTMERDIESLSSSFETECESVLGCIAMLAFEVLKLRNETIPDEEYLKLSDRPWLRHLWWEGCLAYILWDVIPIFERRGLYVLSVRFLEVLLFGRVSEKASGPDAFSVPRVDQATRLSPLLLSRRARGKAFDRIIIDLNHILRKRAKEKQVKENMKPPPIDKSWLTEFCVAAVKRVAPLGSIGFAAIRGLAKRLQRPLSKTMESLTCLESEVLGLRYCNSCKESMVAVDHLKYSDWTPTTDLAVANAVPSGEKSVGSRCFFVGHEDENDSAGLSASLNVEELAMEYYKTDRLSASCETTSTRGGWFGYHDEGGHLRALFRLLSAGSVLGMDWGCSVLACSASDKTELATVHLSPYQGAPFDLHVGYELNSSPGRDAAEPSRSFFARRRYRIECFLDSMASLSDQELADLVYDSTMARVEYMQDRRRKDPSLLRDLMQLRTLSFIAAACGGKLLAAAFRCFFFDYRHYSGGLPDCLLLRATYDDSTLGHVDLGHWIGEAFDATKQDAEHLQQALAMLADKDDEFLGCGKVGDSGGHSRSKAKRRQPSSNRLPVKIPSLADVPERLELCCNGRNIKAECMMVEVKSSNDRLDPRQEDWLNILDQHGNARVCKFEDSKKGKNRKPNSRTSTGSA, from the coding sequence ATGGCTTCAATAGAGGCATTGGCTTCTTCGCCGCTTGTATGGGTGACCGTAGGAAAAACAGAGCATGCAGCATTTCTCCTCAAGACTGGCTCGAAAGGCGCGTTCGTCAAGTGGGCATCCACTCTAGAAACGGACTGGGTACCGGAGAATCAAGTGCAGTATTCTTTGACGCCGCGAAGTCGGCGACCGCCTATCGAACCCGCTTCATGCAGCTTTtcgtcaccaaacaagaagCGTGGGAAAATTGAAAAGGTTACCAAGCCAAAACCTGATGCCAACCCATCGATGTGCGCTCACGATGAACTACAAAGCAACATTTCCAGAACCTATTCCCATGGAGTAGAGAATTTACTCCTTCTGAAATCGTCGATCCGTCGCGCTACTACGGAAGCGAAAATCCCAAACGATGCGATACTCTCGATTCGTACTTCTTGCACAAGTGCAACAGCAATTGAAGTAGCGCACAATGAGGTGACTGTTAAAGATTCCACTGACCCTGCAAAGGAACCACAATACATTTCTCCACGATCCTTGCCGATTGCGCTCAGTCTTCTAGACCCGCCGTGTCTTTGCCCTTCCGATAGTAGTCAGCCATCAGCACTCGATGTTGAGACGCTGGACGAAAACTTCACGCTGGCTGAAATCAAAACTTTGCGctcatcttcttctttgatTTCTCAAAACGGCCTAATGGACGAAACTGCTCTTATCAATGACAATGGCCCGGCTTTGGGCGAGGAAGAGACTGTCACGCCAATCGATGCGTTCGCTACAGAATACTCTTTATGGAACTCCGCGTATCTCCAGAATTTGGCCGAAATTTGCCATACAATTCAGAACGACTTACGTTGGAGGGTGGGAAAAAGTAGGCAGCCTTTATTTCGATGGGAAAATGGGGACGATCTCAGATCTATTACAGCGCTGGCTAGACGCTTTCGGCCGATTCCTAGACAGACATCCAACTCCCCTTGCAAATGTGAAATTTGTCGTAAGGAAACAAGAAGTAACGGTGCCATCTTAAAAGCACGGACGACAATCCAGCCGTCCGAAGGCGCATCAAAAGCCAGCGATGCGCCACCGGAAGATGACGACCAATGTCGAGCGCTGTATCTTTATTGTCGGTTGTTTTATCGAAAAGGTCCTTGGTTTCGCTTGGATGACATGTTTGCCAAATATTATGCTCCAAAACAGCGACTTGGCTCCGCGCTTGACGGAAATGACTCAGCTGCAGAAACGGAGATTGCAGCCAAGGAGAATTTTTTTAATCGCTCTCGAGGAGCCAAGATATCAAAAAGCCGCAAGTGTGACACTGTTGACGAAATACTTTTTCAAAAGCACACCGATGCGATCCAGAAACTTCTTTCAGATGTCGTGCTGCTCCTTCGCAACGGTCTTATACGGTCATTCAACGATGAGGAAGAATGTGGTAGGACAGTTGGTGTTGGCGTCCTCAATGCCGATGAACGTCTAAAAGTACTGAGCAAGCTTGGTGGCGGCAAGAAGCGACTAAGCAAGAAAGAGCATACGGGGGTACGACAGGATGCCAACGAAATATGGAAACAAATGAGCACGCAACGATCAATGGCATCTACAAGCTCTGCGAAAGAAGTTTCAGCAAATTCGCTATTGCCAGTACGTCGACATGTTAGGACCATTGTACTCGAGAAGCTTTACCAATCATCTATCATGGCTTGTACAAAGGCGGAATATTTGCCGCAACATGTCTTTGCTAAATTCAAGGAGAAGCTACAATCAGCTGTGAATGACCTGGTACAGAAATTACTCTCCATAAAGGGTTCGGACGGGTTCTGCTTCCGGCCGCGTGAGGAACCGACACGAACTCTTCGGCGGGCCGTTCGATTGTATCTTTGTGCAACATCAGGTCCCGGTGAAATGAGAAGCGATGGGTACAACGGTTGGAAGAGTCTTGTTGACACCGATGCTCAGACTCCTTTTGCTCGAATGATACCAATCCCAGGACTACATACGTGGAATAGTATTGTCTATCCAGGACTCGCCTATCGATTTGGTTTAGCTTCTTTCTGTCTCATGGACGCGTTTGCTCCTTTGCCAATATCTCAGGGTACCCTTGATGACACAAGCAAAAGAAATGTGTTTGCTAGCATCTCGCATTTTAAGGCTTGGGAGGTCTGTGCAGAGCTTAGAGCGCATGCTGACTATCTATTGGAGCTGAATGAAATGTTGCGCTATGAGAAACGTCGACCAGAAAGGACCGCAGTGCACGCGTCCAACAATGATAGCGTCGACAGTCTTAGCGTGCTGACAGGCTCAGGCAGACAGGCGCTTTTGGTCGATATTTTGTCTTGCATGAGTGTAGGTTCTCAGCAGAAGCACTCATTGATAAACACCATGGAACGGGACATAGAAAGTCTTTCGTCGTCTTTCGAAACAGAATGTGAATCAGTTCTAGGTTGTATAGCAATGCTAGCATTTGAGGTACTTAAGCTtcgcaacgaaacaattcCTGATGAGGAATACTTAAAGCTTTCTGATCGTCCTTGGCTGCGCCACTTGTGGTGGGAAGGTTGCTTGGCGTATATTTTATGGGACGTCATCCCGATTTTTGAGCGTAGAGGACTGTATGTACTTTCCGTTCGATTTTTGGAAGTACTTCTGTTCGGGCGCGTTTCTGAAAAAGCTTCTGGGCCTGACGCCTTCTCTGTACCAAGAGTTGACCAAGCTACGCGCTTGTCACCATTGTTGCTTTCGCGGCGAGCCAGGGGTAAAGCATTCGACAGAATTATCATCGATTTGAACCACATACTTCGAAAGAGAGCGAAAGAGAAGCAAGTCAAAGAAAATATGAAGCCTCCGCCAATCGACAAATCATGGTTGACGGAGTTCTGTGTCGCAGCTGTAAAACGTGTTGCCCCATTGGGTTCGATTGGCTTTGCTGCCATCAGAGGGCTTGCTAAACGCTTACAAaggcctttgtcaaaaactATGGAGTCCCTCACCTGCTTGGAATCCGAAGTTCTTGGACTTCGGTACTGCAATAGTTGCAAAGAGTCGATGGTCGCGGTTGATCACTTGAAATATTCAGACTGGACACCCACGACTGATCTTGCCGTAGCGAATGCAGTCCCAAGCGGTGAGAAGAGCGTTGGCTCGAGATGCTTTTTTGTGGGCCATGAGGATGAAAATGATTCAGCAGGGCTGTCCGCTTCGCTCAATGTTGAAGAACTTGCAATGGAGTATTACAAGACCGACCGATTATCGGCAAGTTGCGAGACAACATCTACTAGAGGAGGCTGGTTTGGTTACCACGACGAGGGCGGACACTTGAGAGCTTTGTTTCGGTTGCTTTCCGCTGGATCTGTCCTTGGAATGGATTGGGGATGCTCTGTTTTGGCTTGCTCCGCTTCGGACAAAACAGAATTAGCAACTGTTCACTTGTCGCCATACCAGGGAGCTCCCTTTGACCTCCATGTGGGATACGAATTGAATTCCTCACCAGGTAGAGATGCTGCTGAACCATCTAGGAGTTTTTTTGCCAGGCGCCGATATCGTATCGAGTGCTTTTTGGACAGTATGGCATCTTTGAGTGATCAAGAACTCGCTGATCTTGTATACGACTCAACAATGGCGCGCGTGGAATATATGCAAGATCGTCGACGTAAAGACCCTTCTCTTCTGAGAGATTTAATGCAGCTTCGAACCCTATCTTTCATTGCTGCGGCATGCGGTGGAAAATTACTGGCCGCAGCTTTTCGatgcttcttttttgattATCGGCATTATAGTGGGGGACTCCCCGATTGCCTTCTTTTACGCGCAACCTACGACGACAGTACGTTGGGCCACGTTGATCTTGGGCATTGGATTGGTGAGGCCTTCGATGCAACGAAACAGGACGCGGAGCATCTTCAACAAGCATTGGCTATGCTGGCCGATAAGGATGACGAATTTCTGGGATGCGGCAAAGTTGGAGACTCTGGAGGCCACAGTCGATCCAAAGCTAAACGCAGGCAGCCGAGTAGCAATCGTCTGCCGGTGAAAATTCCATCGCTTGCTGACGTGCCCGAGAGGCTCGAGCTCTGCTGCAATGGCCGCAACATAAAGGCGGAATGCATGATGGTGGAGGTAAAGAGTTCAAACGATCGCTTAGATCCTCGTCAAGAGGACTGGCTCAACATTTTGGATCAACACGGCAACGCTCGTGTATGCAAGTTTGAAGACAGTAAGAAGGGAAAGAATAGAAAGCCGAATTCAAGGACATCCACTGGTTCGGCCTAG
- a CDS encoding predicted protein: MTFQSVVLKAARARCFSSHLQLARATSSCRCSLSTSASDDLATRHAVAPLHAPVTALTEDESMIRDVARQWANDGLRPVVRKMDREGSLDPDILSSLFAQGFMGMEIPPEHGGSGLSFTSACLVVEEISRVDPSVAILVDIHNTLTNNAIRFWGSESLRNTWLPRLATDTVSSFCLSEAESGSDAFALKTTAIPTSSSEYVLNGTKLWISNAAQAGVFLVFANANPAAGYKGITAFMVDAKTEGISVGPPESKLGLRASSTCPITFDDVKVTTDDILGQVGMGYKYCINILNEGRIGIACQQIGIAKGCLDIVMPYLKERQQFGRAIADFQGVQFQVAMAATELHAAEVMTYNACRLKEANLPFVKEASMAKLYSSKVSEKVASLTIELLGGIGFTQDLLAEKFYRDCKVGSIYEGTSNMQLQTIAKLLFADFK; encoded by the coding sequence ATGACTTTTCAATCCGTAGTCTTGAAGGCAGCTCGAGCTAGATGCTTCTCTTcgcacttacagttagcgagAGCTACTTCATCGTGCCGTTGTTCCTTGAGCACCTCGGCTTCCGACGATTTGGCCACACGGCATGCCGTCGCTCCGCTGCACGCTCCCGTCACGGCTCTTACCGAAGACGAAAGCATGATTCGCGACGTGGCACGCCAATGGGCGAACGATGGGCTCCGTCCGGTGGTCCGGAAAATGGATAGGGAAGGATCTCTCGATCCAGATATTCTCTCTAGTTTGTTTGCACAAGGATTCATGGGCATGGAAATACCACCCGAGCACGGGGGAAGTGGTCTTTCGTTTACGTCCGCATGCTTGGTCGTAGAAGAAATATCACGGGTCGATCCGTCCGTTGCCATCTTGGTGGACATTCACAACACGCTCACGAACAATGCGATTCGGTTTTGGGGATCCGAATCTTTGCGCAATACGTGGCTGCCGCGACTCGCAACGGACACGGTAAGCTCCTTCTGTCTAAGCGAGGCAGAAAGTGGGAGTGACGCATTCGCCCTGAAAACAACTGCGATACCaacgtcttcttcggaatACGTTTTGAACGGCACAAAATTGTGGATTTCCAATGCTGCCCAGGCCGGTGTCTTTCTTGTCTTTGCCAATGCCAATCCAGCTGCTGGCTACAAAGGTATAACAGCTTTCATGGTGGATGCGAAAACGGAAGGAATAAGCGTTGGGCCGCCCGAATCTAAGCTAGGTTTGCGTGCGTCGTCCACCTGTCCGATTACTTTTGACGACGTCAAAGTTACTACGGATGATATATTGGGCCAAGTCGGAATGGGTTACAAGTACTGTATCAATATATTAAACGAAGGCCGCATTGGTATCGCATGTCAGCAAATTGGAATTGCCAAAGGATGTTTGGATATTGTCATGCCATATTTGAAAGAGCGGCAACAGTTTGGTAGAGCAATTGCCGATTTTCAAGGCGTCCAATTTCAAGTTGCCATGGCCGCGACGGAACTACACGCCGCCGAAGTCATGACATACAACGCGTGTCGTTTGAAGGAGGCAAATTTACCGTTTGTCAAGGAGGCAAGTATGGCCAAACTCTACTCGAGCAAAGTGTCTGAGAAGGTTGCAAGCTTGACCATTGAACTTTTGGGTGGCATTGGTTTTACACAAGATTTGTTGGCCGAAAAGTTTTATCGCGATTGCAAAGTTGGTTCGATTTATGAAGGCACTTCCAATATGCAGTTGCAAACCATTGCCAAACTCTTGTTTGCCGATTTCAAGTAG
- a CDS encoding predicted protein: MKKTPAGEVVIVPRNFKLLEELERSEKGHGDMAISFGLVDTSDTFLSDWNGGILGPPGVRTQYADRFYEVRIHCPDIYPASPPNIRFVSKINMNCVDSKTGVVSDKKLPAMRNWNRNMGIEQVLQSIRMEMCSDANRRLRQPADGTTF, encoded by the exons ATGAAGAAAACACCGGCCGGTGAAGTCGTCATCGTCCCTCGCAACTTCAAGCTGCTGGAGGAGCTGGAAAGATCGGAGAAGGGCCACGGTGACATGGCCATTTCCTTTGGTTTGGTCGATACTTCCGACACGTTCCTGTCGGACTGGAATGGTGGGATTCTGGGGCCTCCGGGGGTACGT ACACAATATGCGGACCGATTCTATGAAGTGCGCATTCACTGTCCCGACATTTACCCCGCCTCCCCACCGAACATTCGCTTCGTCAGCAAAATCAATATGAACTGCGTGGATAGCAAGACGGGTGTCGTGAGCGACAAGAAACTGCCCGCCATGCGCAATTGGAATCGCAACATGGGCATTGAGCAGGTCTTGCAGTCGATTAGGATGGAGATGTGTTCCGACGCCAATCGTAGACTTCGTCAGCCGGCGGACGGGACGACATTCTAA
- a CDS encoding predicted protein, producing MVHEYQKDDESSVNSADEALFEMLGILPSLAIGNGVPDEEDDENSMNDKGGAQALSLDRFVQRKDDNWIRKVLANSDNINLRRQYETTSVCVFPEALRIPAIEMRRLADELVWGGHIYPSDKTYETLRISKDGSIEERRALTRIENFVNYHSGWNALCNDYLRRLVSLALGQPMVLYKEKLNLKPPGGSGFAPHLDTPSLRVALGDRGPREFCTVMVAIDNMTTRNGCLRIAKGVWSEDHHVNTVQPKAEGNPDADGRAGAVLPELVDQLQFEDLVCVGGTIVAFNGWAPHRSKTNLSSFARRAVFLTYTLAAEGDFHDAYYQEMEHLRNKWRDKVGLPTQISNDELMELNALSTVPRT from the coding sequence ATGGTCCACGAATATCAGAAAGATGACGAAAGCAGCGTGAATAGTGCTGACGAAGCCTTGTTCGAAATGCTAGGTATATTGCCGTCGTTGGCGATCGGTAATGGCGTCCcagacgaagaggacgacgaaaactCAATGAATGACAAGGGCGGTGCGCAAGCGCTCTCACTCGATCGGTTCGTCCAGCGGAAGGACGACAATTGGATAAGGAAAGTCCTGGCTAACAGCGACAACATAAATTTACGGCGACAATACGAAACCACTTCGGTCTGTGTATTTCCAGAGGCTCTCCGTATTCCGGCCATCGAAATGAGGCGTCTCGCAGACGAGTTGGTATGGGGTGGACATATCTATCCGTCCGACAAGACCTACGAGACGCTTCGAATATCGAAAGATGGCTCAATAGAGGAACGAAGGGCTTTGACGAGAATAGAAAATTTCGTAAATTACCATTCTGGTTGGAACGCGCTGTGCAACGACTACTTGCGTCGACTGGTATCGTTGGCCTTGGGTCAACCCATGGTCTTGTACAAAGAAAAGCTCAACCTGAAACCTCCCGGTGGAAGTGGATTCGCGCCCCACCTTGATACTCCCTCGCTCCGTGTGGCGCTGGGAGACAGAGGACCTCGTGAGTTTTGCACCGTTATGGTAGCGATCGACAACATGACGACCCGGAATGGATGCTTACGAATCGCCAAGGGTGTTTGGAGCGAAGACCATCATGTCAACACGGTACAACCCAAAGCAGAAGGTAACCCAGATGCGGACGGACGAGCTGGAGCCGTTCTTCCTGAGCTAGTGGATCAACTTCAGTTTGAAGATTTAGTGTGTGTTGGCGGGACGATTGTCGCGTTCAACGGCTGGGCGCCGCATCGATCGAAAACCAATCTATCCAGCTTTGCCAGGCGTGCTGTGTTTTTGACCTACACGTTGGCTGCCGAAGGGGACTTTCACGATGCGTACTACCAAGAAATGGAGCATTTGCGCAACAAGTGGCGCGACAAAGTGGGACTGCCAACGCAAATCAGCAACGATGAACTAATGGAACTGAATGCGCTGAGCACTGTTCCGAGGACATAG
- a CDS encoding predicted protein, with protein sequence MKRDTRKAGIDALAGASTDRALSIKSVDQEKEKDLSELLLQADFAAIESRLCNLTSSSSLLCRPSLFYELCRTRNVPLSTLQAAAEAWPSTVEYIDFHSERTSLHELLYHDPECRSVQFLIQQNPAATTRIDKEGRLPLHLATALASSDSGLVTLQANVQAACCTNNRMETPLHLACQRRDISSSLVWNLIQLAPESCRTLDVSGRLPIRHACENLADPSTLLILLRSYPQSCQVYNPRGLKPYSILRKSCSHGLPARDARCLLLRKFIQLQSVKTSTKTRNTLKFFWHDIHSFHRKVLSQGLRKHAGKSV encoded by the coding sequence ATGAAACGGGATACTAGAAAAGCTGGAATCGACGCCTTGGCGGGAGCTTCAACTGACCGAGCACTTTCAATCAAAAGCGTCgatcaagaaaaggagaaggaTCTGTCCGAACTCCTCTTGCAAGCCGACTTTGCCGCTATCGAGTCTCGCCTGTGCAATCTGACGAGCTCCAGCAGCCTACTGTGCCGACCAAGCCTCTTTTACGAACTTTGCCGTACTCGCAACGTCCCACTTTCGACCTTACAAGCTGCCGCAGAAGCATGGCCGTCGACCGTAGAGTATATTGACTTCCATTCTGAACGAACTTCTTTACACGAGCTACTCTACCACGATCCAGAATGCAGGTCAGTTCAATTCTTAATACAGCAGAATCCTGCGGCTACGACACGAATAGACAAGGAAGGACGCTTACCACTACACCTGGCAACCGCTCTGGCATCTTCCGATTCTGGCTTGGTGACACTGCAAGCCAATGTGCAAGCCGCATGTTGCACCAACAATCGAATGGAAACACCGCTACATCTTGCTTGTCAACGACGCGATATTTCGTCCAGTCTGGTTTGGAATTTGATTCAGTTAGCGCCAGAGTCGTGTCGGACACTCGACGTCAGTGGCCGTTTACCGATCCGTCACGCATGTGAAAATCTCGCTGATCCCTCCACCTTGTTGATTTTGTTAAGAAGCTACCCGCAATCATGTCAAGTTTACAATCCCCGAGGACTCAAGCCCTACAGCATTTTACGCAAATCATGTTCTCACGGCTTGCCCGCTCGCGATGCTCGGTGCCTACTTTTACGAAAGTTCATTCAGTTACAGAGCGTCAAAACCAGCACGAAAACACGCAACACTCTGAAATTTTTCTGGCATGATATCCATTCCTTCCACCGCAAAGTGTTATCGCAGGGATTGCGAAAGCATGCTGGAAAGTCGGTCTAA